A window of Miscanthus floridulus cultivar M001 chromosome 12, ASM1932011v1, whole genome shotgun sequence genomic DNA:
ACAGGAGAGATGTGTCCCTTTGTattaaagaaagaaagaaaacctGGATCAGTTACAATACCATAATGcaagaaggaaaaagaaaaagaaagaaaaatggcATGTTGCCTCACAATCTCACATTTCTCAAATGTGACTTCATAGAAAAATATAAGCATAAGAAAAAGTTACTCAAAGATTACTAATACTAATTTCTGGAAAAGTAGCATTGTATTAGGAGATTCAGCAgaataaaaaataatatataaaaaacatttttttaaagACCACAATGAGTGAAGTAGTCAAGAAGCAGTGGTGCCTCTTAATAATAATGATACgaagctctcctgcgtgttcgaggaaAAAAAAGCAGTGGTGCTGTGGACGATCAAGTCTGGCAATGTCTCAATTCCATAATCACCATAGGGGCATGGTCTCTATGTGATCTTCGCAATTGATGTGTTTTCAATGGAACCTCACCTGGCCTCACCAAACCTGGTAAACACTCTCCTGTTGGCTAGCGAGGAGATGAAGTTGTGGGGCCTTGCGGGGGCCAAGGATATTATCAACCTGATTGCCTCGCAGATAGGTGGTTTAGTGTCTTTCTCTGGTCAGGTAGTTATATCTTGTAGCTCAGGTGCAAATATAATCTGTGAAACAAAGGGTGTGGGGGTGTATTGTAAGGGTTCTCTTGCCCCTTTttatttcttcttaatataacgaTACCCAGCTCTCCTTCGTGTTCACGAGGAAAAAAAAAAGTGAAGTAGGTCTAAACTGAATGTCTGACCTACTAACTTAAGTTCTGCTAAGAGTAAAGTTCAACTTGAGGATAATTGTAGCATGTTATACAAATTCTCTTTGGGAAAAAAAGAATCAGAGTAATATGGAAAACGTAAGAACACATCCAACTTGTCTGTACTACTTTCATTTCCAAAGTAATTACAAACAATGAAGGTTAGTAAAAAATCTTACAGATCTGTTAAATTAGTCCAGCTCCCAATATAATCTGGTATTTGCCCAGTAAAATCATTATCTGATGCCCACCTAAACATCAAAAAATAACATATAAGATTGAGTCGCATGGAATAACATTGTTAACAAAACATCTTTTATAGGCATACAGCATTGTCATTCTTGTTAGCCCAGAAAATGATGATGGTAGGGGACCACTTAGGCCGGCACTATCAATATACCTGCAATTAAGAGATATGCGTATGAACAAACATACGACATGGTGCCTACTAGTCCAAGCAAAGAATGAAAGAGAAAAGTCCCTTTTACAGATAGATagtatttgaattttaaaaacttATAGACGGCTATAAAATTTTGAAAATATTTAAATAACTTTTTATAAGTAAATAAAATGTGATAGTACTACAAAAAATACTATGTAAACTAAACTAACCCTTTCCACTATGTCGATCAAACTAAACTCCATTCCATATCGAACTGATTTAGGTTCTAACTTCTAAACAATCTTATGCGCAAATgcttttttaaaaagaaaaatgcATGGAGTGCAACAATCCTAGCTGAGTCCATCGTTGACAGGTGACTTTTCTAAAAGTTGAAAGATCAAAATGTATGGAGTGCGCAAAATTAGTGAAGACTCTAGACGCACAATTGCTCAAGTTTTGCCAGGTTTCCCAGCTCTGAAGGAAGGGAGCCATTTAAGTAGTTCGAGCCAAAGCCTCTGAAAAATTAGCAAAACAAACCAGGTTAGTTAAAAAAAATTGATAACTGAAATATCTATTCTTGGAAACATGATTTCTAGCTACTTTTCCAAATAGAAGTTAATTACTTGAAGGAACAAAGACATGAAACATATATTTCTAGTTTTTATGATTCGAAACTTAGAGGTGATTTCTAATGGAATAGTGCCAACAAGATATTTTCCTTACAGAGATACAAGATTCGCAAGGTTCCCAAGCTCCTTCGGAACAGATCCAGACAATGCATTGATGCCCAAACTCCTTGTATTTTGAAAGAGGGAAAGTTTAAGATTTGATGTTAAGCAAAAAAGAATAAAAACATGTAACAGAGTAGTATTTTATGTTATAGATCTCACATGTACTGCATAGCAGTCAAATTCCCGAGGAAAGATGGCAAAGGCCCTGTTAAGTAATTTTGAGCTAAATTCCTGAAACAACATCAGATCAGGGCGAAAAGAGATCGGATCATTACTTCATTAGGTATTATTCATAGCATATCTGAAATTGGGAGTAACATTGGACCACTGTGAAGTTAAAAGTATCATCTTAAGTTACTGCCAAAGCTTATGAGAAATATTAGGTACAATAACAGTTAATGCCAACCGCCAAATGAAGTCTATACTATTCTCTAGCACTACCATAATGCAGAACAATTAAGCAATACGCATCAGGCAAATAACATAAACCCCCAGTTAACCACAGGTGAACAGTTTCAGCAATAGGACCCTTGAGATAGGATGTTTTAGCTGCTCCCAGATAATTTCGTGCAAGAAAGTTGAGAGCACATACAGATTGGTCAAGCGCGTGAGGTTCTGCAGTTCCTGTGGTATGGGGCCAACTGCATTAAGTGCGTATATCTTCCTGCATCGTTAAAAGAAAGTACCCATCAGGTCATGCCATCTCAAGTCAGCCATGAGCGCAGAGCGCTGTTTGTTGTCAGATATAAACACAATGAGGCGCGCGAAACACCGTCGAATCCTGCAACAAGCATTTGGCTTTTGCAGTGATCAATGTTGATTAGCACAGCTATGCGCTTTCACGCACGCACAGGCCCAGCACTAGCGGCCAGGCTGAGGCGAGCATTTCATCGAGCACCTGGCGCACGCCCGTGTAGAGACTAGAGAGAAGCACTTACAGCGTGGTGACGTGGCAGACTGTGCTGTTATTCTGGACGGAGCACTCGCACTTGATGGCCGAGTTGAAGCTGGGGTCGTTGTCGAGTTTTGTGCCGTCCGTGGCGGCGCCGGTGCAGGGGTCGCCGCTGATGTTCCATGCCGACGACGCTGTCTGGCCGAGCTTGGCGAACACCGCGttcaccgccgccgctgcaaACCATCCACATCAGCAGCAGAAATAGACACAGACTCTGAGCGAGGTCCCTGTTCCCCGGGCGTCCGATGGCGCCGCGGCGATCGGACGGCCAGGAATCAGCGCCCACGCTGACATCGCGGAACCGGCCAAAACCAAGCTAGTACGTGTGGACGGTGGTGGTGTGTGCACGCGGTCAAAAGGCGAAAATATGATATCCGCGGTTGACCTTCTAAGTTCTAACCGAGACATTTGGAACAGAGTAGGCGGTGATCGCCTGGAACAACTAAGGCAGCCAGAGGTAgcggaggaagagatcatgtttGCAACCGTGGCGGGGGGCGGAAAGAATTTCTTGCACGGCAACCGGCAGGAAAACCCACGACTAAAGCCCTTTGGCACTCTCGtccaaaacggctccggtgaAGCTAAAACCggtgaagaagaaaaaaaaaacaggttttttttttgttttacttTATTTTAACTTCGACTTACAAAAACAGCTTCACGCTATAGTACCTCGATTTACGTAAAATAGATGAAGTCGAAatccgtgccaaagaggccctaaatcGACATGCCATGGAAAATTCAGAAGCTTTTTCTTGGGTGCACGAGAAGGCAAACAGAGCAAAAACAGAGATGAACTGTACGTTCTTTGTGCAAATGAAGGCAGCCAGCATGACGACGAAGGGTGGGTAATGCATGAGGAGAAGCTGCAAGCGAGGAGGCGGCAGATGGATCGATGATGCGAGCTGGTTCGAAAGCCTTGAGATCAATTCAATTCTAGGGAAGAACTGGAGACACTACTCACCTTCGACTGGATCGGTCTTCATCGTTGTCGTTTGCGCTAGAAGAAGAAGCAGCATCGGGAGCGCGGAGCCATGGAGGCACGAAGAAGGTCTGGAGCTCGATACAGACCTCATCGTCTCTCTCTGCTCGAGCAGCGGAGCATCGATTGGCTGCCCCCTCGGAACCCGGTAGGCTGTAGAGAGAGATGATGACTCGTCCTCGGAATGGGACGTGTCTCACTCGATCGGTTGGACCCCGCAGCTCGGTGCGCGCAGACACGATATTATCCATACTCAATCGACGCCCGGACGTTGTTTGTTTTTCTACTGGCAAGTGGCGCCACTGCTGTCTACATACAGAGGAGAGGCGATCAGGACGCTTTGCAGCAACAGGCCAGCAACTACCTCCAACTCACACATGGAACGGAACGGATCGGATCGGAGGCAGGCCGAGTAGCCGCCGAAAGGGACGACTCAAGGCGACCCGATCCTACCTAGTAGTAGTCGTAGCTGAAACAAACATGTGTGGCTGCAAAACGTGCGAGTGTCCAGGGTGAGAGAGGTGGGGGGAGCTCGATCACCAGGGTGAGAGAGGACGCCGCGTCGGGATGGGGGAGAGTCGTCCGCTCTCCTGCAACACCGTCGTGtcacctccatggatctcgccaGGTGGGGAAGAGAGTCACCGAATCTATGGCATTGGGGGCTCCCAGTGGGTGCGGACGCcgaggtggggggggggggggggggggggcgccagTGTGGAGGAAGGAGCCACCATGGCGGGGGAGGAGGACGCCAGAGTAGGGGAGGGTGTGCACCGGGCTGggcaagtgagagagagagaggggcgaGCAGCAGAGAAGCACGAAAGAGAGGAGCTCGTTGGGCAGGCGGCGCGTGCGGAGCGAGGCAAGGCGGCCAGGAGTTGAttttgttatttatttatttatttatttaagcgAGCATTGCGTGCGACATTAAGATAAAGTTGTGGTGTACATCACGCCACGCGTCCAGAAAGAAGTCACTGGTGTCGAATGTCCTGCTCGTAGCATTACCGTTTACTCTTAAACGGAAGGAttaagaaaattagaaaaaacaCGTACTACCCCGCCCTCGTGCTCCTTGGTTGACGTTGACAAAGGCAAATTTATTCTGGGCAACTATTCGCGGGTGGATGAGGAGGCAAATTCAGATGGGGGCAAATCCAATTAAaatcaaaaagaaaagaaaaaatctaCACGGCGAGCTGCCGTGGCGCTTacgtggtgatgatcaagcgagCGATGGGCGACGACTGGAGGAGGTTATGGCGACGTGTCAGTCACGCTTGTGTGCGTACGTACGTCGATCTACGCAGCGTGCAGTGGCACGTCCGTACGTGCTGAGTTGGGAACTGTACTTGCTTGCACTCGCGATGTCGTGCTACCTACTACGCTCGCGTATGATCATCACCTGTCCAGCGTATGATCATCACCTGTCCGCTGAGACTTGTTTGACTCATACGTCATACTTTTTTaatcaataaataatattttttttctcacatcaaatcagtcaACGGCTTATGAACGGGCCGCTAACAGCTTCCAAGCTCGGATGAATTTTGTACTCCATATCTCCATGCCCCATAGTACACAGCAAGTGGCGCCACTGCTGTCCCATTCAGAGGACGCAACAACAGCTGAGACGGCTGACCAGTCTCCCGACATCCAAATCCAAAAATATAAACAAATTGTTTTACAAATAGTAATTAACCAATCTGGAGCTCATAAGTTTCGAAATGTATATTGATATTTATAATGTTTAGTAATATTATCAGACTATTATGggttattttttttaataataaacctatttaaaaatataaataccaatattatttttctataaatttagtagcACCTAAGATTAATTGACTTATCAAAAGTGAAACAATCATGTGTATTCTCGAAACTTACACGTGTACGTATGTGCACCCGTATATATGTACATGTAGGGACTACGGACACGGAGCCGTGAGCGTGACGTCGATGCGTGGACCCTCACATCTCCATCAGCCGGGGTCCGGGGCGTGGCACGCCGCTTGCCGGGTGTTTGGTCCTGCTAAAATTTAATCGGGTCATATCGAATGTTTTGACACTAATTTAAAGTagaatatagactaattatatagattaaaactaatttatgagacgaatctattaagtctaattaaatttatatttagtctttctaattaatatctaaatattcgatatgacatctactaaactttagtactTATCAAAGACATAGGCTCGTGTGTTGTGAAGAATTGTCTACTTGCACGGGGCCTCTGAAAGGGTAGACTGCGCCCCAAGAATTTTGTTTATTCCTGGTTGATAAACTTTTTGTTTTGCGACTTGGCTGATAAACTGATAATAAGGCGCTAGCTTGATTAATCAGGCGTTGACTACTCTTAAACGGAAGGATAAtttaaagaaaaaggaaaagcaaaagcaaaagcaaaagcaaaagcacCAGAGCCATCGTGCTGGTTGGTTGACGACTTCCCTCCCTCGGAGGATCAATCAATTGATTATTATAGGAAGGCAAATCACGGCCAACTTGTAGTATTGCGGGTGGCGGATCACGGGGAAGGGGCAAATCACGGGCAGACACGATGGAGCCGCGAGCATGCTCTGGGCCTACACCATCAGCAGGCACGCTCGGTCCAACCTGCGGATCGGGAAAGGCTGCAACCTCCCGAGTTGAGCCGAATTCAGCCTAGACCACCTTCGCCCCGCGCGGGCCTGGGCCTGGCCGGCCTGCTAGGCTGTCGGATCACCCTCACCCTTGAGGCCGTGACACAGATCGGACGCggctcacgtcgtcgtcgtcgctcccTCATCCAATCGAAGCCCCCTCCCAAAACCCTATGATTTTTTTTACGGGTACCATTACAATTCTTAGAGCTTTGACACGTACCATTAAAATTCATCTATCTTGAGATCTACTATTATAATTCATTGTTTCACTGAGTTGTGCCATTTTTTACGTCTTCCAGCTGCTTAAGCCCACTGACAGTCGTAGGCGCACTGTTCTCTTTTCTGTATggacgattttgcccctgtcCAAAGTTGAAAGAGCCCTGCGCTGCGCCCGTGGCCCCATCTCTCAGTCCCTTCTCCTCCTCACGCTCACTTTGTCTCTCACTCTCTCGTCCTCCCgacgcggcgacggcggcggaaccctaaccctagtcgcCGGTGTCCTAgagcctgcgcccgcgcccgagTCAGCTGCTGCCCCGGATCCTGGACGATTGGAGCCTCTCCAGCGACCTCACGGTGGTGTTCCATTGAGCGCAATGGATGACCCCGCGGAcatggagcacggcgaggagagATATGGATCTCCAACCTTCAATCTCTTGAGTCTCAGTAGCGATGCGAGTAGGTTGGAGATCCATACTCAAAATAGATGAATTTTCGGTACCGATCCAAATAACCCAAACCTTGTCTCCAATTTTCTCCCCTCCCCTGGCGCGAGTGGGCGGTGGCGTCGCCCCCGCCGTCAGCCGGTTGCACAGGCCAGTCCTGCACGATGGGCGTGCGAAGCCGCAGGTCGAATTCGAAACGACGAAGGGCAGCCACTGTATACATCGAcgacagcggcggcggtggcggcgtggacTTGATCAGCGGCCTCAACGACGACTTGCTACTGCGCATCCTGGATCTGGTATCGGACGCCGAGAACGTCGTGTGCACCCACGCGCTCTCGCGGCGATGGCATGGCCTCTGGACGGGGGTCGCCGCCCTGTGCTTCGACTTCAGCAGCTGGCGAAAGCTTTGCAGGTCAGACGCTGCCGCCGAACGTTACATTGCGTTCGTCAATGGCGCTCTCGTGCTTTGTGCTACCGCTAAGGAGCCCGCTTTCGTTTTGTAGGTCAGACGTTGCCGCGGAACGGTACATTGCCTTCGTCAATGGCGCTCTCGCGCTTCGTGCTACCGCCGCGAAGGAGCCCGCTTTCGTTGAGGACCTAGCCATCTCGTTCGACATATCTGAACAAGAAATAGGACAGCTAGTGCCCTATCCATGGAAGCTGCACAGGGATGGATCCGTAACGCCGTGCAGCACGCGGTGAAATCTTTCATCTTGAAACTGATGCTGCCATGGCAGTGGCGGTTCGACCTGGATCGCGATGACAACGACATCAAGCATCCTGTGATGACCCTGTTAAGATCATTTAGGAtctctagcagtagatctaggaAGGAAACACTTAGATTCGTAATAACACATGCACATAtaaacctagaacactacaccgagagggagataggggagaggtgttggtgttgaacctgagccctcggagggagtcgcggatgagctagagccggccatctCAGGTTCGGTGATGaaggtctgcgcacgggcagcgacgggcggagtagaggtggcacagacgtcgatgcagtgcagacggacggcgtagcagtggcgacggcaaagtcagtggagcttcccatcgctggctgcgcgccctcttagatcggtctagggtttgtcggtggggtttgcggctcatggtgaacctcgtacctcgagccgccggcccccacctttttatatagcgcagtgcgacgggggcccaccaaccatatagggttgggcgcccccgatcagggcgcgtgaccaaggcccaataggccgttgggcttattggctgggagatcaatctaacattccccccttgatctcacgattacttttatctttaaactttaaacttcaatccttttgtccttactcatttcttcacagatgatgcatagagcatgtttcatcgtcacggtcatttaatagctacaatgcacgtctctgatctgaaatagttactttaacttttagGCCCTTTATAgttcaggaatcataggctttcccttaaacccatgccggctatatGTTCTTTGAACACGTTGGgtgataagccttttgtaagcggatccgcgagcatcttttcggtacttatatgctcaagacttatcatttgatcccaaactttatccttcacaacataatactttatgtcaatatgtttggcagcaccacttgacctattgttgtaagcatactgtactgctggattattatcgcagtataacttcagtggtctattgatgtcatcaaccaccttcaaaccgggtatgaacttctttagccagttcacctgccccgttgcctcataacacgctacaaacttggcatatattgtggacgatgtagtgacggtttgctttgagcttttccataaaatagctccccctgcgagagtgaacatGTAACATCccagcccagggcttaacaggattaataggatactcataccaataagttgtaacttcttttccggaagcccatctgcaaataacaccgaggttaagcgtgcttggcctggagcaaTGGGTGATCGACTGGGAAGTTCTTCTTAGGtgcacacgagtgaggacaaagtgcgcagaaaagacctgtattggtctgtgagggcagtctatatcctagagaagctgccagatgtaagcgggctcggcctcggagaggcgggacgttacagaatggtatcagagccgactctcgcggtttcacgggcgtgtgtgtcgcagttgcgtaggcatggtgcgcatggctggtgtggatctggcgtggtcacacagcatggcacatgcgctggctctagacacacggacgtggccaagagaggacgctcctggcttgagattgatcgacgaggacgtcgatctcttaagggggtgaggatgtaacatcccagctgaaagctctagtttggttttggttaattgatgaaaccctaagtgctaacctagtttatcaaagtgattatgagataggtagcactactccaagtgatgaagcaatgacgaagattaTGACaaaggtgatagcatggtgatgatcaaatgcttgaacttggaaaagaagaaagagaaaaacaaaaggctcaaggcaaaggtataaaatgtaggagccattttattttagtgatcaagacatttagtgagtgtgatcacatttaggatagatagccgtactattaagaggagtaaaactcgtatcggaatgcggttatcaaagtgccactagatgctctaactcattgcatatgcattagggatctagtggagtgctaacacccttgataatatttgtgaaaatatgctaacacatgtgcacaaggtgtttgtagggttgagatgggtttgggtccctctctccctccagccgagcttgctcggcaggattcgacgctttcgggaaaatgaaatgtctattttctattgcgccggatgcaaaattcttggtggttggcacacttgagaaagggtgaagaagttagagttgaaatggagttggtcgaaatgatgctggcgtcggtctactgaccagacgctgggtcactcagcgaccggacgctgaaaggctgcgtccggtcgagctggcagagaggtcgccagtttcggtgttgcaccggacgctggacctgagatgcaccggacgctggtttctgcgtccggtcaaactgacgggtctgcacagtcgctagggttgagcaccggacgctagtctgcgtctggtcaaggtggaccggacgcgttcagtcgaaaaaacatgcctcggggagcttactggaaacgaccggacgctggggcttcagcgtccggtcagttttgaccagagcgtccggtcagctttgtagccgttgaaatctgacgaacagcgtttgaagctggtgacgtgtggcgtccatcgggcgaccagacgctgagggccagcgtccggtcggtatgaccggagcgtccggtcagagcgtgttttgcccagtgaagggatacaacggctctatttgatgggggctctatttatagccccatggccggctcaagggacaactcttgcacattttcattgacatagcaaccttgtgagcttagccaaagtcctcccactcatctccatcattgatccatcatcattgtgagattgggagagaatccaagtgcattgcttgagtgattgcatctagaggcacttggtattcgtgttgcgctgcggatttcgcttgtttctcttggtggttgccaccacctagatggttggagcagcggtgaaggatcggcacgagttggtgattgttcgtggccgccttcagtgattgtgaggggagttgtaccttccccggcggagtgccgaaaggtaactctagtaaattgctcgtgtcattgagttacctcacttgtgggtcggttcttgcggtgtcctatcgtgtggacgaggtttgtgaaacacctcttagccgctgaaccaccaagtgttggtcgacacaacggggactagcgtgttagcaagcacatgaacctcgggagaaaaatcggttgtctcttgtcatttgcattctcccggtgattggcttgatctttatcttgtgattggttcatcccctacacggcggtataatcactctacttacttgtttacattcttgcaaactagttgatacaagctctttagtgtaattagaattaagagcttgctttattatttacattcatctagttgagctctttggagtagcaagtttgtgtgcctaagtaatcattgcaactagaattgttggataggtggcttgcaacccttgtagagctagagcaagtttgtattacgctatttgtcatactaatcaaattgctctagttaatttgtagatttttaaataggctattcaccccccctctagccatattaggaccttttaccggcccagggcttaacaggattaataggatactcataccaataagttgcaacttcttttccggaagcccatctgcaaataacatcgaggttaagcgtgcttggcctggagcgatgggtgaccgaccggaaagttcttcccgggtgcacacgagtgaggacaaagtgcgtagaaaagacctgtgttggtctgtgagggtagtctatatcctagagaagctgccagatgtaagcgggcccggcctcggagaggcgggacgttacagaacaCATATCTagatgtggattttctattatctcccgcataatcagaatctgaatattccactatatggagtgaatcagatcttctatacatcatcatgaggcctttcgttccttgcaaataacgcaagactttctttaccaatttccagtgttctattctacgattgctctggaatctgccaagtaacccggtaacaaatgctaagtcagagcgcatgcatacttgagcatattgtaagcttccgacagttgaagcatatggaaccactttcatttgatcgatctcatattggttcctagggcattgaaaatccccatatctgtcgcccttgactataggagcaggtgagggactacat
This region includes:
- the LOC136495319 gene encoding uncharacterized protein, whose amino-acid sequence is MGVRSRRSNSKRRRAATVYIDDSGGGGGVDLISGLNDDLLLRILDLVSDAENVVCTHALSRRWHGLWTGVAALCFDFSSWRKLCRSDVAAERYIAFVNGALALRATAAKEPAFVEDLAISFDISEQEIGQLVPYPWKLHRDGSVTPCSTR